The following nucleotide sequence is from Cryptococcus neoformans var. grubii H99 chromosome 5, complete sequence.
ctcttgttcctccttttgacccccttcttcaagatcATTCAGACCTCTAGATTTACGCTTACTATTCCCCGTACCTTTTAAAGCCTCCTCGCTCTTCTGAGAcgcttcttcattctcttgAACTTGCGTCGGACCAACCGAAGCGTCGGGAAGCTTGGACGATATCGAAATGGGATAACGGGGGAGGATGGTCTCGTCAGAAATACCGAGGGCGGAGGCTGATTTCCGAGCTTGGTCTTCCCATCCTATTGCACAGATAAGGTTTATAAGTTTTTGCTCCAAAAAATTATCGCATATGATGGAAAGCATACCTTCTCTAGCTTGCACATCTTCTGAATCAATCAGCTCCTTATCCAAttcgtcttcatcaccatAATAATCAGGTCCTTGATGTCTGAACATTTGAAATGAAGCGGTGCGCGCAGATTCCTCAGTTGCTTGCTGGGTAGAACGGGTAAACAGCTCTTTAACGCCAGGGAGTTCTTTGGCTCGACCAAAATACCTGacagagaaagaagaaacatgTAAGCGCCACCCACTGAGACGGTAAGGAGCAACTCACTTGTACCCTCTCGTACCAGGAACTTCTCTGccttcatcatccgtcATCACCCCAGCCGCCCTCCTGTAATTGGCGCCGCCCAAATTAATGATTTGATTCTCCCACGCCCTTTTTTCGCGAAAAAGCTGATTAATCTCATCGTTGAGGTCGCGCACTTGATAGTCCGTTAAAGCAACTAGTGATCAGAATAGTTAGGATTCGATCGACAAGTACACCACCCCATGTCAAGCAGGGTAAAGGAAACATCTTACCGTCCTGGATCTTGCTGACTTTCCTGCTGATATCCCTCAATAtatctcctctccatctctccgcTTCTCGCAGACTTGTACAGCTGCTGGCCATTCGAGGGCGTCGGTCTCCTTTTTGACGAGTGCCTATACCCATATCAATGGCTTGCTGCTCCCGAAAGCGGTAGAGCATGGACTGCGCCTTTTCAGAGTTTCGAGCCATGTTGATATATTGTTAGCCACTACTCTCTTTGATATGACTAATTTGTGATGACTGGGTAGCAATTCGAAGAAAGCGTCTGGGTATCAGATGATACGATaaatgaagatggatggcCCAACGACAAGATGGTTGCGACAGCTAGCATACGGTAGCAGCTGTAACGAAGCGAATCTAAGAACGTCCAGCTGTAtatattacgtaatataATTTTAAATGGGAACTGTATCACCGTGCGCGCGGCAGCATATCGGACTCTCCCGATATGCCCACTTTGGTAGCATATCGGACAAAATTGTGTCCGCCGTTATCCACCGTTATGTGGCATATCGCTGCATATCGGAAAATCGAATATGCAAGCGCGCACAGTGTATTAAATTATTTTAGCAGAGCTCCAAATGAGCTTTTCGTCGTTGAAGGCAGGCTCGTCGAGTTGTCAGCAATGTGGTGGGGAAACATTACTTGATTTTCTAAACGGTCATTGAGTAATACTCCTGAACAAGGCTACATGAAATTGTAGTAGCTTGCCTGTACTCATTTTAAAACTCTTAAAACCCAAAAAGCTTGAAACCCTCCATTACAATAGTCTTTCCTGGAAATGCATACGACTCGCCATTAGTGTAACCGATTGCGGTCCGGTATACCCCCTTTATGCGCATTTATTGCAATTAGAGTACCAAATGCAAGTGCCAAGCTTCTTGATGCCTAAATTAGGATTGACCACTACGTACATTCCAGCAACGTTCGAAGATGAACGGCAGGCTCAGAACCATTTAAATAGTTCATTCATGACACAGCTGCATGCTTATATAACCGAAGTACAGAATCTGCGCGCAAAGAAGCGCATCGCCTGATCAATCTGTAGGCCCACAActtattcttcttctgaatCGGATTCTTGCTCGGAAAGGAACTGCCAATATGTGAGTGCAATTCTTACAAATTCACTGAGTGACTCACCTTCACAAGAGGTTCTGCAACCTTCAAAAAATGGCCCTTGCCATTCGGCTTGGCGCCCTTCTGATGCCAATAGATTATAGCCTGGTCAGACACAACATCTGCGTTGTATAGCACCTTCAAAATCTGGACAAAGGACTTGATAATGCGGGTATCTGTATAGCAATATACTTGGACGGCATTGATGAGATTGACTTGCGCCTTGGCTGACTGACAGAACGTCTCAAGGATAGAGGCGTAACGCTATGAAGTATGGTGCGATTAACAAAGTTTAGTGGACTAAAAAGCCAGAGAAATTCCACTCACGGTAATATGGGAAATAACAAAAGTGTCAATTTGGTCAGAACGAGCAGTCCAGTCCACAGTACCCATGAGAGCGAGCCAGATCCATTCAGAAATATCTGCCTCGGACACTGGCCTTTCAGACTGTTGCAGCTTGAGGGCTTCAACGATCTACTTCGCATCAGCTCCGCCTCCCTTTCCCCAGGAAAACATTTGAACATACCTGGTCAGAAGTCTCGTCATCGTTGATCATTCTCTCCACCGCCTGCACAGTTTCGTCCTTGACTTCACCCAACGCCAACTTAGCGTACCAATCATTGACTACCTGCAAGTTCTCCTCCCTAAAGTGCGCCTCGAGATGCTTTCTGTCCCGAATTTGTAGAGGGAACACGGCGAGAATGCTCTTGAGACCTGACCTCCTGAGCGTGGATCCAAATTGGTCGATAGACTGGCGCGACAAATAAGTCTTGATGAATGCGGTCAAAAAGTTGAGAGCGACATTGTCCTTCACAACGTGCTCCTTTGCGAGCGACTGAAGACAGCGCGAAGAAATTTGCAACTCGATAGTGAGTAATGCAATTGCTTCAGCAAGCTTCTCACGAGACTTGACATCCCATTTGGGAAGGTAAGAAAGTACTCCAGGAAGGAAATTCTCCTCGAGCGGCTTTTGAAGGTATTTATACCTCTGCATCACTCGCTTGAGAACTTCAATCATACCTTTCACGCCATCTTGAAACGCATCGGGGGCATCGTCCGGTTGCAAAATGTAGACAGGAGAGCGCTTGTCGTCGAGATAAGACCCTCCGGGTTGAAGTAGCCCGCCTACGAAAAGAAGCTCGAATAGCTGTTCAGAGTACTTCAAAAACTCAAGAGTGGAGCCAGCTTGCACTAGCTTGGCAACAAGGGCGTCTTTCGTGATGgggtggggaagaagagcgagatggagaagaagggcgtCTCTGAAAGCTGAATAGATATAAGAATCTGTAGCCACTACCGCTGACAATTAGAACTTACCTTCTGGCTCAAACTTTGCGGTGGCTTTCGCCTGACCCTTTCTCTGCTTTATCCTTACTCCGGTAAGGGATGGTTTTTTATCCGTTGTCGGAGCATTACCTGAGGCGGTCGATGTTGGCGTGTGAGACATACAATATGAGATCTGTGCGAGTTATAGTAGGGGTAACGAAtatggaaagaaaagatgagACGATTAGATCTAGATGTCGTGCGCATTATCCGTCATTAAATCGTGACTGCTGTTCTTTTATAGAAGAGCTTGTTACGTAACAATGCAAGGAAGCAATCGGGATCcatcatttcttctccacgACGTTCGCCcgctttccttcctcgcgttcttccattctcccATATTACGTAATTGTTCCTTCCTGCAAATTAACAGCATGAGGAGGTTTGTTGAAACACtgcaaaacaaaaaaaaaaacaaaaaaaaaaaaatactGTATGTACATAGTAAACTGATTTCTTGTCCTTAGCAAGGTTACAGTTGTCGGCAATAGGGTAGCGGTTGTGAAATAAAGATGTGCAATCCCGCCAGAGGCCAACACAATATGCATGAAAACTTGATCCCATAATACGTTACTGATTCCGTTCTCCTATGGTAGCAAGTATTATTGTTGTTGGTAATAATTGGTACAAGTGCTGTATACGCCCAACCGTAATTTGGTGCCACAATGCTAGCTATTGGTTTGTTCCAGTACAATGATAAACTGGCCCACAATCCTTTGGATCTCCCATGATGCATACTGATCATTTATCTTCCCTTTAGGGTGCTATAAGCCCGCCTTCAGGTTCTATATGCTGATCAATATTTGCAATGTCCCTTCCATCTGGCATACGGCACCACATCCCTCACATTACCCAAGCCAGTCACCCATCCAACCCATCTATCCCATCCCATACCCCAACCCCCATGGGGCACACTTCCGTACTTTCTTAAGTCAAGATACCAACCatattcttcctttttcatccccatctcttcGATCACATGAGTGAGTTCAGTTAAGCGATGCTCACGAAGAGAGCCTCCAGCCATCTCACCCCAGTGAGGAAATAGAAGGTCAAAGCATTCCACTGTTGAACCTTGCGATGCGTGGGTTTTTTCGTTTTTTATGGTGGAAGGGGTAGGAAGCACGTAAAAGGGCTTGAGATCCTTCGGATACCTTGTCACAAATACCGGCCCGTTGAAATGTGCCGCCAAAAGCTTTTCGTGATCTGTGGATATGCCTTGACCCCAtgaaggtggtggggaTATCGTAGATGGCGAATCAGCatgcaaagaagaaagtaGCTCAAGAGCCGACGTGTAGGTGATACGGGTGAAAGGCTTATCCATTACCTGTCGCAAATGATATAAGGGGTCTGTGAATTCCTGGGCATGACCAATCACAGATCCAAGGTCATCAACCTCGTGAAGAGACTTGGCGATGATACTCAAGTCGTCCCTcaacctctttcccctcctTTCACCATTTAATATGTTCTCAACAGTACTTTTTaccccttcctcaactATGCTCAACAGTCCATCCAGATCATTTTCCCAAGCAACTTCGGCTTCAAGCATACGAAATTCTGATAAATGTCTAGATGTCAATGAGGGCTCGGCTCGAAAAGAGGGAGATAGGGTGTAGGTTCGGGAGAGCGCATGCGTGGGAGCCTCAAGATGCAGTTGAGCTGAAACAGTGAGATGGACTGGATGGGGGAAGAAAGGCTGAGGAGCGGTagatgacgatggaggGGGGTAATCAACGATGGTGAACACTTCACCAGCGCCTTCACAATCCGACCCGGTCAGTATTGGCGTGTGAATGTGGACAAAATCGTGACTCTTCAAATCGTCAGCAGCAACAATGAACTGCATGAGAAAATACTAACCTCGAACCAATCATGCCAGTCTCGAGCTAATGCATCCCGTATCCGCATGACTGCCGCTGTTTGAGACGTTCGGAATCTCAGATGAGCATTATCCCGAAGGACTGAAGCAGGTAGCGACTTCTTTTGAATGGGATAGGCCTACCCTTACCCTACTCGTGAGAAGATTTGCGTAGATAATGGATAGCGGTGAACGACACACCTCGGCATCACATGTACCCAACACTTGGGCATTTTCAACAACAAGTTCGACATCTTGTCCTCGCCCTCGAGACTGTTCTAATCTTCCTTTGAGCTTGGCACTAGCCCCAATACTCAAGCTAGGTAAAAAAAGTTAAACTCGTTTCATTGGCAAAAATATAACAATGGCTTGGATTATGATGCGAAACCGGGGAGAGACGCATGTAACAGACAGCTTACCCTTCGGCCttgctctttcctttcaaCACCGCTTGTATATTCTCCCCAGTGCTACCATCGCTCATTTCCACAAATGCCACGTTCTTGTGAGCCCTCACAGACTTGATCCATCCATTAATTTCCACAGGCTCGTTCGCGCATGATGCCGTTTCAAGGTGAACGGTGGAAGAGATAGATGGGAGAGTGGAACGACGAGAAGAGAGTAAAGAGCGGATGGtcggagggagagatgagagCCTGCGCTGAGTCGAGCGCATGGCCTATAGAGAAACGGATGTActgagaagatgagggaaTTTCGAAGTTATGGATTGCGGATACTCGCGTATTGACTCGAGCGATCTGCTTCTATCATATTATCCCATCAGAAATAAAACCATCTTGTGCCCTATTACGTACGCACAGCAGCGGGCGAAAATAAAAATTACGTACGCATCCAGGTATCTTGCAGATGATGCTTCCACACCCTTAAATAAAATAGTGTCACGACGCTATGCAGAAGTGACACCCGaaacctccacctctctcGGCCGCCGAACCAAAGCACCTCCACTTCCGACGACCGCGGCCGATCGTCTAAATTCTCTTTGGTTTCTCGACATCTCTCTTCGCCCTTCGGTTTCTTTCCAGCCATCTCTCTGCCTTCCCGTCTCCCTCGAGCTATCTATACATGCTCTGGTCAGCATGCTCACCACCTCCTCGGGCCCCGTCCAGTACATGAGTCAGCAGTatgagaaagatgagtAAGCAAGGAAAACTAGGAAAAGTATATAAACCGTAGTTTATAGTTTTCATAGTTTTCCTCAGAAAATCAATACTGTTGTCTTCTCTTACCTTGTCCCAGTCCCGTTGcctctttccaccttcCAGACCTTCCAACGTCTAAAAGTCGCATCGGTCAGCCATTAGTCCGGCTCCTGTTCCCTTTCAGGCCTCGGCTATTCTGTCCTCGTCCTTCCTCTCGCCGCCCTCTTCGATTGAGCGTCGGGCTTTTACGCTGACCCGCGTGACGTCCCTAACAAATAGATTTTAGAGTGTCAGAAGTCTAAAGGGTTCGTAACGGTTTAATAAAAATAATGCGTAAAAAATGAGCACAATCACCGTGCGCGCGGCAGCATATCGGACTCTCCCGATATGCCCACTTTGGTAGCATACCGGACAAAATTGTGTCCGTTATCCACCGTTATGTAACATATCGCTGCATATCGGAAAATCGAATATGCAAGCGCGCGCACAGTGAATAACAACCCCCTGTATGATGTACTACGAACGGTCTTCATTGCGTGACACCGGATTGACATGTATGTGCTGCTTTGTTTCTGCTTCGCTTGGGAAGTTAAGAAGTTcgcttcatcatctcacCATGTCTTCTAAGCTTATCGTCGTGATCTCCGTGCCCACTTTTCTCTCGATCGGCAACCTTGTATTCACAATAACAACATCAATTCCCATATTTCTTGTATGTTGTCGTCATTAAAGGATGAGACATGCCCAAGCTAGGAATCTGCATAGAAGGGTTTTCCAcattctctcccttcccatcGGGATTGAAGATGTAGTGCATACCGATTTCAGCCTGCTGGTGGATTCGGTAGAATTGAAATCAGCTTCTCTCCAATATTACCTAATAAGAGACCTTGTTTCATGCCAAAATCCAATACTTGCCTCATAAGGGACATCAGTACCAGTACCACCACTTTCGGGGTTGACCTTCGTCATTGTATTAGGACCTGTTGCCTTTTGAATGGATCTACTTGTGGCAGGTCCCTCTTTCGGCCCAACTGACGGCGCTTTGCTGCTCGATACTTTCTCGTTAGAgacttctttttccttcactGTCTTCAGCTTCATGAGCTGTTTTTCATTGGCTGATTCAAGGTTGGAAGTTATTTGGGAAAAGCTcgaagacgacgatgaagaattaGAAGGAATTGTAGCAAGTTCTTCCCCCCCGTGGGGTACGCGATGACTTAATTCTTGGGAAACGATTTGGAACGAATAAAAGATAAGTAGTAGAAACCCAAGTGTCATGTTTACTGTCCCAAAAGTTAGCCTTGTGGTCTATGTGTGgtggggagaagaaaggcaGTTTTACTAGAGCTGATGCCAATGATCGTCACCAAATTTTTGGTCCTACATAACTTTCGCCCTTGTCTGTGAGATGAATTTATTAAATGTAAGCGATGTCTCTATCTGGCTGTGAGCCACACCCACCTGTCCTCTAGGGCCTGCCTGCTCGCTTTACTTTCCTTAATCTTCGCATTCTCTTGGTCTCTCTtgtcctcctctcttctagGTGTGGACGCCGCTGTCATTGCTTCTCCTGgtgccttttcttttttggaCGATAATCTCACATTGCCTGTGGTCAtgcttccttttcctcgttctctttctctttctctttctctttctctttctctttctctttctctttctctttctctttctctttctctttctctttctctttctctttctctttctctttctctttctctttctctttctctttctctttctccttcctctgtTCCTGGTTTCGgcttcattttcttttcagaaccttcctcttccttaAGTTTTCCAAGTCTCTCCCTATTAAAATGGCCTCTTATAATAATAGTCAGCGTGTTCGATTGAGTTGCCAACTCCTAACTCTCAATGGATAATGACGCACAGTTGAAGATGTGTCCCTTTCTCCCACCAcagctcctttccttcgcTCGCTGCCTTCCCCATAGGAAAGGGCCACGGCATCATCTTGTTTAATCTCGTAGTCAGAAATGTCGAAGGGTGAGCCCTCAAATCGTCCCAAGGCGAAATCTCtacttccttcttggtcTCTTCCTTAGAaatttctcttttcttccctgcTGTAGATTTATCTTCTTTGACTGAGGGCGTCTtattctcttcctcctggGCGCTAGAAATGGGGACGAAGGTGTTCCAGACGATTGCAACTCTACAATCGATAAGCCTTAATTATTTAAGAGGCCATAATGGGTAACGATGCAGGAAACTGAAGGCAGGAACATACAGAAGGAAGGCTGTGACCATATGAACATACGTGACATGTATTCCTGGTACCCCGGGCAATGACCCGAGCATTTGAACGACTTTATGTGAGTCAGACTGCCGGCAAATGATGTACGACCTAATATAGTTGAAGCTTACGAAATGCGctaatgatgatgaagaatcCCCATTTTAAGGCGGGATCTGCCATCTGCCTGTAGAGCATTAGGGGCAGCTTCGAACATGAGAGTTCAATCTTCTCTATATGCTTACCATACACGGTCTACAGCCGGAATAAGGACTGGCATGACATTGGCAGGcatgaagaagaccaaACTGAGCACCAACAGTGCGTAGATGGGAGATGGTCCGACATTTTCGTCCACAGGAATGTATGTGTGGTAAGTGTAAGGTTGGGAAATATGATGGTACACGGGGTACGTCATTGCCATCTATCAGATATTAGAGTACGACCATTGCAAGCTTGAAGCGAACTAGTCAGATATAATTTTTATAAGGTCAGTCAGTCAATCAGTTTATGACCTGGgtcctcaacctcaaacGAGCATCAAAGGATGGCCATTGAAAGGTTTCTCATTCTCTTTGCGGAATCGGTCTAACACGGGGTTGTTTGAAAATATACAAAAGCCCAGAAGCCTTGGAGACAGACCTATCGCCTGGCCATGAGCTTATCAACATGCTCCCTCacaccttcctcccattcGTACCATGTCACAGAGGAATACCAGTCGTTTCGGACCATGCACTCCGCCTGTCTAACGTTTGGTCGTCCATCTTATCAATATTTGTCAACATTACGGACAAGATCCCGACAAGGAAAAAAATAAAGCCTTTCAGACTTACCCCTGAtaccttcctttccctcagGTAAAACCTTCATACAACGGATCACTCCTTCAAAGCTGAATCCCATCCTTTTGGATGCCGCTTGGCTGGCAGAGTTCAGAGTAGTAGTGAGCCACTGACACCTCCTGAGCCCCAGTCCACCCTGAGAAGGGTGATCAAGGATGCGATGCATGATCAAACCGGAACAATGGGTTTGCACGTGCGTCCTCTAATTGAAATCATCATGATCAGCCTTACCCAATTTCCATGGCAGGGACCTTACATggaatggaggaagaatggtGATATAGCCGGGCTCTGAAACCATAGCCTGATAGCTCGAGTTAATCATCCCGATGATGCCTGCAAATTCGTAGTCTTCCGGAGCAACTTTTTCGCTCTGTGACTTGAGTGGTTCCGAGAAGATGGCAAAAAATTGAGAGTCCTTGAGATCGTGTCAGGGATTCcctggagaagagacgTCAGTTTATACTCACGGAAGGAGCCCTGCAGGTAGTCTCTATCCAGACAAGTACGTCACCCAAGTCTTCGAAGGGTTTGACACCGAGCCATCTCAATACCTCTGGGTATTTAGTCACACCATCATAAATGAGTTGGGCATGGAGAGACGGCTGATAAATTGTGTTTAGCATGGAATTTGTTCTCGAGATAGACAGAGGGGCTGGACGTACTACCAGCGGCCTGAGCTCAACTCGATCTGACTTGAGCTTCTTGACTTCGAAGACGTAGTTAAAGTCATACTGGTCTGGCGGGGTGTTGAGGTGTATGTCCTTTGGGAGGTTGCTGGTGGGGTGTTGGTAGGAGTTGAGATATGTCATTGCGCGCCGGATGACGGTCCATTGCTGTCTCACGGCCGGCTAATTTTAAGCTCCTGCTCTGACTGCTGAGTCGGatgctccttctccccgtCCCGCTAACCGACGATAAACGCAACCGACCCCGACTCGGCGCGGACTCCATTTCTTTAAATAAGCGAGATAACCCAAAACAACGAAAGTCCAGTCCGGCATCAATGCATTCGAATACTTGTTATACCACTGACTTGCTCTGAATGCTATACCATAACACGCCAATACTACTGTACAATGTCAAAATCCGCGCTTGAGGCCAACATTCTACACCCAGCATTCAGCGCTCATGTGCTAAAAATCTCAATCTCTAGATGGCGGTGTCCTCCCTGTACTCCCCTAATGTCTTTCTCTTTGcggctcttcttccattggAAGCGTCTCttgccatctcttctccacttccGTCCCCCGGAATGCTTCATGCAGAACTTGCCGCACATCTTCAACGAAGACAAATTCGATTCCGCCCTTGACAGACTCTGGGACGTTCTCGTCAATGTCTGGTTTACATCCCGCAGGAACGATGAGCTCTGTTGAATCGTGCTTAGTCAGCTGCGTATGACTCTAGCTACGGGATAGCTCACTTTTAATACCAGCCCGGTGTGCGGCCAAGATTTTCTCCTTGAGGCCTCCAACTGGCAACACCTGTCCAAGCAAACTAATCTCACCCGTCATAGCAATATCTGGGTCCACTCGTGTTTTGGTGAATAACGAGACGAAAGCTGTCAGGATAGCTGTACCGGCTGATGGACCCTCCT
It contains:
- a CDS encoding pre-mRNA-splicing factor ISY1 → MARNSEKAQSMLYRFREQQAIDMGIGTRQKGDRRPRMASSCTSLREAERWRGDILRDISRKVSKIQDVALTDYQVRDLNDEINQLFREKRAWENQIINLGGANYRRAAGVMTDDEGREVPGTRGYKYFGRAKELPGVKELFTRSTQQATEESARTASFQMFRHQGPDYYGDEDELDKELIDSEDVQAREGWEDQARKSASALGISDETILPRYPISISSKLPDASVGPTQVQENEEASQKSEEALKGTGNSKRKSRGLNDLEEGGQKEEQEDAKKSKSDTSVAINNVVEGQTITSEAAAAVAQAQAAAFLGVLDAESLKFPTMPSKDEMAKVLLDVRKQALKEEYGVY
- a CDS encoding asparagine-tRNA ligase, producing MRSTQRRLSSLPPTIRSLLSSRRSTLPSISSTVHLETASCANEPVEINGWIKSVRAHKNVAFVEMSDGSTGENIQAVLKGKSKAEGLSIGASAKLKGRLEQSRGRGQDVELVVENAQVLGTCDAEAYPIQKKSLPASVLRDNAHLRFRTSQTAAVMRIRDALARDWHDWFESHDFVHIHTPILTGSDCEGAGEVFTIVDYPPPSSSTAPQPFFPHPVHLTVSAQLHLEAPTHALSRTYTLSPSFRAEPSLTSRHLSEFRMLEAEVAWENDLDGLLSIVEEGVKSTVENILNGERRGKRLRDDLSIIAKSLHEVDDLGSVIGHAQEFTDPLYHLRQVMDKPFTRITYTSALELLSSLHADSPSTISPPPSWGQGISTDHEKLLAAHFNGPVFVTRYPKDLKPFYVLPTPSTIKNEKTHASQGSTVECFDLLFPHWGEMAGGSLREHRLTELTHVIEEMGMKKEEYGWYLDLRKYGSVPHGGWGMGWDRWVGWVTGLGNVRDVVPYARWKGHCKY